The following proteins are encoded in a genomic region of Reichenbachiella sp.:
- a CDS encoding lecithin retinol acyltransferase family protein has translation MRDNYLLKAGDVPIRNKSAFGIIDHFGLYIGNGNVIDNHPERGVRVVSLESFLNGRELDRIVRFKGNSYERSQVVRRANFMIGQDYHLTKFNCEHFVNAAWGTEIKSNQVAAAGTLILFSAAIWGLSKLR, from the coding sequence ATGAGAGATAATTACTTATTAAAAGCTGGTGATGTACCTATAAGGAATAAAAGTGCATTTGGCATTATAGACCATTTTGGACTGTATATAGGAAACGGAAATGTAATTGATAACCATCCAGAAAGAGGAGTTCGAGTGGTTAGCTTAGAATCTTTTTTGAACGGAAGAGAGCTAGATAGAATTGTACGATTTAAAGGTAATTCTTACGAAAGAAGTCAAGTAGTAAGAAGGGCTAATTTTATGATAGGTCAAGATTATCACTTGACAAAATTTAACTGTGAACACTTTGTGAATGCAGCTTGGGGTACTGAAATAAAAAGTAATCAAGTCGCTGCTGCTGGGACCTTGATTTTGTTCTCTGCGGCTATTTGGGGATTAAGTAAATTAAGGTAA
- a CDS encoding metallophosphoesterase has protein sequence MKFQYASDLHVEFDENFQFLMQNKLKPVAPYLILAGDIDIISNGKVTRPDFFQYLSDHWQEVYIIPGNHEFYDKGNVASSYNLELTIHPNVRYLNHQVITIEAVDLIFTTLWSRINTSLIKSMIADFRKCKYGEGQFKYKQHDELHVKAVRWLSQVLCLEKERPRIVVSHFVPCQLANGYPQHTGDYKQVIMNRYFVANLENRIRDWDIDYWIYGHNHWDKDIDALDVKFKSNQLGYVFSMEHKEFDFEKVIEV, from the coding sequence ATGAAATTTCAATATGCATCTGATCTCCATGTCGAATTTGACGAGAACTTTCAATTTCTAATGCAGAATAAGCTCAAACCTGTAGCTCCCTATCTTATCTTGGCTGGAGACATTGACATTATTTCAAACGGGAAGGTCACACGTCCAGATTTTTTTCAGTATCTATCAGACCATTGGCAAGAAGTATATATCATACCTGGCAATCATGAATTTTATGACAAAGGAAATGTAGCCTCTTCATACAATTTGGAATTGACAATTCATCCAAATGTTAGATACCTCAATCATCAAGTAATTACTATCGAAGCTGTAGATCTTATTTTCACAACTCTTTGGTCAAGGATAAATACCTCATTAATCAAAAGTATGATTGCTGATTTCCGTAAATGTAAGTACGGAGAGGGCCAGTTTAAATACAAGCAACATGATGAATTGCATGTGAAGGCTGTTAGGTGGCTTAGTCAAGTGCTATGTCTCGAGAAAGAACGTCCTCGTATAGTGGTATCACATTTTGTTCCTTGCCAATTGGCAAATGGGTATCCTCAACATACAGGTGATTACAAACAGGTCATCATGAATAGATATTTTGTGGCTAATTTGGAGAACCGAATCAGAGACTGGGATATTGACTATTGGATCTACGGCCATAACCATTGGGATAAAGATATTGATGCTCTTGATGTTAAATTCAAGTCAAATCAACTTGGTTATGTCTTTTCCATGGAGCACAAGGAATTTGATTTTGAGAAAGTAATCGAAGTATAA
- a CDS encoding helix-turn-helix domain-containing protein encodes MNDKQIIRKFGLVLKSLREEKGISQEALAHAIKSHSTHISRLENGHKQPTLTTFIKLADELNVEPMELMKLVCSELG; translated from the coding sequence ATGAATGACAAGCAGATCATAAGGAAATTTGGATTAGTCCTGAAGTCTTTGAGGGAGGAAAAGGGCATTTCTCAAGAAGCCCTTGCACATGCAATAAAGTCTCATTCGACCCACATATCTCGCCTTGAAAATGGGCATAAGCAACCAACACTAACTACTTTTATCAAGTTGGCCGACGAACTCAATGTAGAGCCAATGGAATTAATGAAATTAGTTTGTTCTGAATTAGGCTGA
- a CDS encoding nucleotidyltransferase, giving the protein MIDIFNDYVLQREELLARIAQELQLNKTRIEKMESAYNAVSEVLKKDEDFFDGLVIEIYAQGSKRIETTVKPINDEDFDLDTVLHIYDPFYNHSPQEIYNALVKALEKGGYGEIMEKKIRCVRLNYKGDFHMDILPACMPDAIEKELIKIPEKVLTNWSSGNPKGFAKWFLDIANSAQESLLSRYSDVLIKAQVETEPLPEELYEKTPLQRAVQLMKRYRDIYFKNRDHRVSSIVITTLAAQFYDGENSIFESIDQIVSRIRNGYDDAIKSGYKFKVHNPVNLDEDFTDSWTDKHYESFYNFMSDFQKKWQKLKETFDFSKNDYIELFGEGIYKKSLTEQMVCFSKSTGDALTKSSSLIAGGAAFTDAKGRINQTHGIKNEPHHSFGGKY; this is encoded by the coding sequence ATGATAGACATATTTAACGATTACGTATTACAGCGTGAAGAACTTTTGGCCAGGATAGCGCAAGAGTTGCAACTGAACAAAACTAGAATCGAAAAAATGGAATCAGCGTACAATGCTGTTTCCGAAGTTCTAAAAAAGGATGAGGATTTTTTTGATGGATTAGTCATAGAAATTTATGCTCAAGGTTCCAAGCGGATTGAGACAACAGTAAAGCCAATCAATGATGAAGATTTTGATCTGGATACTGTACTCCATATATATGATCCATTTTATAATCATTCACCACAAGAGATATACAATGCCTTAGTCAAAGCATTGGAAAAAGGTGGATATGGTGAAATTATGGAAAAAAAGATAAGATGTGTTCGTTTGAATTATAAGGGAGATTTCCATATGGATATTTTGCCTGCCTGTATGCCTGATGCCATTGAAAAGGAGTTGATAAAAATTCCAGAGAAGGTACTTACGAACTGGTCTTCCGGAAACCCCAAAGGATTTGCTAAATGGTTTTTAGATATTGCAAATTCTGCACAAGAATCTCTACTCAGTAGGTACTCAGACGTATTGATAAAGGCCCAAGTTGAAACCGAACCTCTTCCAGAGGAACTTTACGAAAAGACACCTCTTCAAAGAGCTGTACAATTGATGAAAAGATATCGAGATATTTACTTCAAGAATCGGGATCATAGGGTTTCAAGTATTGTTATTACCACCTTGGCAGCTCAATTTTATGATGGGGAGAATTCTATTTTTGAGTCAATTGATCAAATCGTTTCAAGGATTAGAAATGGCTATGATGATGCTATCAAAAGTGGATACAAATTCAAAGTTCATAACCCCGTGAATCTGGATGAAGATTTTACGGATTCTTGGACTGATAAGCATTATGAAAGTTTTTACAACTTCATGTCGGATTTTCAAAAAAAATGGCAAAAGCTCAAAGAGACATTTGACTTTAGCAAAAATGACTATATCGAGTTATTTGGGGAGGGTATATATAAAAAATCATTAACTGAGCAGATGGTTTGCTTTTCAAAAAGTACAGGAGACGCTCTAACTAAATCTAGCAGTTTAATAGCTGGAGGAGCGGCTTTTACAGATGCTAAGGGTCGTATTAACCAAACACATGGGATTAAAAATGAACCACATCACAGTTTTGGAGGAAAGTATTAG
- a CDS encoding Fur family transcriptional regulator, translated as MLEQKLENRNIKPTAMRLLVLRQLVESGSAISLKDLESKFEKADKATLYRTLKTFEENKLIHGIEDGTGSVKYALCEEGCECAPQDQHIHFHCVQCGETYCLTQSKIPQTQIPIGFKASSASMVYKGTCANCQ; from the coding sequence ATGCTCGAACAAAAATTAGAGAACAGAAATATCAAACCCACTGCCATGAGGCTGCTTGTACTTAGGCAACTCGTAGAAAGTGGTTCGGCCATCAGCCTAAAAGACTTGGAATCCAAGTTTGAAAAAGCAGATAAAGCAACCTTATATCGAACGCTTAAAACCTTCGAAGAAAACAAACTAATACACGGTATTGAAGATGGTACTGGCTCGGTGAAATATGCGCTTTGCGAAGAAGGTTGCGAATGTGCACCACAAGACCAACATATTCATTTTCATTGTGTGCAATGCGGAGAAACCTACTGCCTGACACAATCTAAAATTCCTCAAACCCAAATTCCAATAGGCTTCAAAGCCTCCAGTGCCAGTATGGTCTATAAAGGTACTTGTGCAAACTGCCAATAA